CTTGTGAAAATTTGTTGTATTCTTAGGATATCTGTAGGAATCATGTCTTGTAATATAATAGCATAGCTGGATAGacaaattgaatgttttaatagtttaataccAGGATATTGTGAATTCGAGCGAGATTCTAATGAATCTATGTTTGGtttatgaaaaatagaaatttatgcAAATGTGAAAGCCTTCGTTGTCAAGGAAATAGTTTGAATATATTTAGTAGTTCTGAATTGTATGAATGCAGATATTGTACTTAGGCACATCTCTACAGCTTGGGGCTTAAATAGTTCCGCATGATTAGTTTCGTTCATAGTTTTTAGCTTGTTGCCTAGTCTCGTTAATAGAATCCTTatccaaaaaagaagaagaagcagaaatctGTTATTTAGAATTTTTTGCCGGGACTTCCATTCAAAGATCGAAATGTTGAGGGTTTTGGTGAAAACTAGCTGTTACAGGGGTTAAGGTTTAGTTTGTCAATGTTAGAATTTTCGTGTCCGTTTTGAGACAGTAATAACTATTTTAGTGAAATGGGTTGATGTTTTCTTCGAAAGTATGTTTTCTAGTTGAATTAAAGGGGTTAACTTTCCCTAGTTTTTTCTAACCTAGGCATGTAGCAGATTCTTTTGAGGACATGCCAACTGATAATTGAAACAAGTTTATGATTTAGTAGTGGTTGTCATGTTTGAAATCTTCTGATCACCAAGACTTTAGGCCTTATTTTCTTTTGTCGTTAGATATGGCAAAAAGGTTATACACATTGACCATAGCCTATAACCTTTGATATTCTTTTTCTTATCTTTTTGTACCCATGTTCGACACTCATGCTGACAAATCCATGGAATCTCCAAATACTTAGAAATCTTGGAAGAAATTAACATATCCATTTCGGACATGGGTGTTCAACACTCACACACTAGTCTGAGTAACATTGGCTTATAACCCCTTCCCTTCCCACTTTCGCCCACAATATATGAAAAGGAAAATATTGGAATAGAAATTTGagctcatttatatatatatgtacatgcatGTATCACTTCGATTCTCATGCAAACATCGAATGTCTGTAAAATTTCAGAGTTGGTTAGATTTCACTCGATGGTTGCCGAGTAGCAACTTACATGACTTTTCCATTTTTGTAATAATGAACTCAGCACAAGATCATTGCATTAATAGTTAGACATGCTTTGGTCATGGTATCATTGCAATCTATGTTACTCAAACTTAGGTGTGTCAGATATGGATACAATTGACTGTTTTCTACTTTTTCCTTATATTTAGAGGGTATTTGGAGGGTCCTATCTCCATATTCTTGTCTGAAAATGTGTTGTCCATAggtactttaagaaaaatattgagTCGGAGCAACATAGATTGCAATTCCTTTTGCTTTTCTATTTATGAATGTTAACTCTTTGCTTGCAGAACCTCTTTCACCAGCCATCTCTTCTGCAAGTGTATCCTTCAACAGTAGATATGACTTTTATAGAAGATGGCTCCAAACTCAACCTGATCCTTCCGGCCTGGCTATTGACAACACCGAAAACCAAGAAGCCGACAGTTTAAAGCCTGCTTCTTGCTCAGCTAATGTACCTTCGGAGACAAACGATTCTGCCATGAAGCATACTGCTATATCTAACTTGAAAACATCTGCAAGGCACGATCTTGCCATGATATTCACGTGCAAAGTCTGTGAAACGCGATCAGTTAAGACAGCTTGCCGTGAATCATACGAGAAAGGTGTGGTTGTGGTGAGATGTGGAGGATGTAATAATTTACATCTGATTGCAGACCGGCTCGGTTGGTTCGGTGAACCAGGAAGCATAGAAGATTATCTAGCTGCTCGTGGGGAGGAAGTGAAGAGAGGCTCAGTTGAAACCCTGAATCTAACTCTTGAAGATTTAGCTGGAAAGGGAGCCCTTTAACTGAAATTTCGTGGCTCTTGTAAACAAACATAGTTCATATATAAATGGTTAGATTTTCCTTTTTGGTGtttatcaatttaaataattgatTTTAGATGagatttcgattttttttaatgaggtgtgatttattttcatgaatatgtttatttattatttatttataataacaatgaatttgaaaaagagtttaaattttggttaaaatcgaattaatcgaTTGAAGTGATCTAATTCGGTTAATTGGTCGGTTAACTGATTTAGTTTGGTCGAAGGTCAGTTaaagatttttttgaaattttggttaacaattaattcggttcgaaattggataattaattgaatttaataaataatattatatattgtatgTGTTAGGTTATTACTAATTCTGTTAATTTGGGTAAATGAACACTatggatttatttatttttgatatgttttatgcttgtttaaataaaaaaacatacaaatttctgttaattcggttaaccgatgaaattaatcgaaatatttcggttaggttaatattttttttgaaaaaaaattaattcggttaacgattaaagaattaaaaagtttggttaatttgattaataCTAGTTCGGACTGATTAATCGTTTAAATATCTCTAattataattgattaatttatctttaattatgtACCTAAttctattaaatgataaatttttcgAGTTTGAGTCGACAGTAATAATTAGCATTATACCAATATCGACCATATTGATTGATACATACTCTTTCAAATTTATACTGATAAATATATCTTATTTAAAATAACAACGTGTTTCGAAATTTATGTCAATATCAACCTTTATTGGTACTATTGACACaggattttgatattttaattcaattattaatttcttttatcttatatttttattctattataattacactaaaaataaaatataatcgttaaattaacttatttaacctgcttaataattttaaattttttatttacaaataaaaataaaaataattacatttaatGAGATCtattgcatatatataaaaatatattttattaacataactagaaattaaattatatacatatgaaaatatttaaaaaatatcaataaattcaaATTGTTATATTAAAAAGTTGATATGAATACATTAGCAGAATAAAAATGATTCCCTCACGATATGATGTTGACTATCTCAATTAAATGTCAGATTTCATCTcatacaaaaaggaaaaaaaaaattattaagt
The sequence above is drawn from the Gossypium hirsutum isolate 1008001.06 chromosome A05, Gossypium_hirsutum_v2.1, whole genome shotgun sequence genome and encodes:
- the LOC107957366 gene encoding uncharacterized protein, with the protein product MSHFRRLLSLLARNQPQASLFKEPLSPAISSASVSFNSRYDFYRRWLQTQPDPSGLAIDNTENQEADSLKPASCSANVPSETNDSAMKHTAISNLKTSARHDLAMIFTCKVCETRSVKTACRESYEKGVVVVRCGGCNNLHLIADRLGWFGEPGSIEDYLAARGEEVKRGSVETLNLTLEDLAGKGAL